The proteins below are encoded in one region of Chloroflexota bacterium:
- a CDS encoding four helix bundle protein: MAKKITTHNDLEVYRKGFDTAMEIFELSKSFPKEETYSLTDQIRRSSRSVCANLAEAWRKRRYEAHFISKLSDAESEAAETQVWIEFAVKCKYLKRGEAITIYKTYDEIIRMLVSMINHPEIWVLRHDKAKRA; the protein is encoded by the coding sequence ATGGCTAAGAAGATTACAACCCATAATGATTTGGAAGTTTATCGGAAGGGATTCGACACGGCGATGGAGATTTTTGAACTGTCGAAGTCTTTCCCCAAAGAAGAGACCTATTCCTTAACCGACCAGATTCGACGCTCGTCTCGCTCAGTGTGCGCCAACCTGGCTGAAGCTTGGAGGAAGAGGCGTTATGAAGCTCATTTCATTAGCAAGCTTTCAGACGCAGAGAGCGAAGCGGCCGAGACACAGGTCTGGATTGAATTTGCTGTAAAATGTAAGTACCTGAAACGGGGCGAGGCAATCACAATTTACAAAACTTATGACGAGATTATCAGAATGCTCGTCAGCATGATCAACCATCCAGAAATTTGGGTACTCAGGCACGATAAGGCAAAGAGAGCATAA